A single region of the Gorilla gorilla gorilla isolate KB3781 chromosome 1, NHGRI_mGorGor1-v2.1_pri, whole genome shotgun sequence genome encodes:
- the PAQR7 gene encoding membrane progestin receptor alpha — protein MAMAMAQKLSHLLPSLRQVIQEPQLSLQPEPVFTVDRAEVPPLFWKPYIYAGYRPLHQTWRFYFRTLFQQHNEAVNVWTHLLAALVLLLRLALFVETVDFWGDPHALPLFIIVLASFTYLSFSALAHLLQAKSEFWHYSFFFLDYVGVAVYQFGSALAHFYYAIEPAWHAQVQAVFLPMAAFLAWLSCIGSCYNKYIQKPGLLGRTCQEVPSVLAYALDISPVVHRIFVSSDPTTDDPALLYHKCQVVFFLLAAAFFSTFMPERWFPGSCHVFGQGHQLFHIFLVLCTLAQLEAVALDYEARRPIYEPLHTHWPHNFSGLFLLTVGSSVLTAFLLSQLVQRKLDQKTK, from the coding sequence ATGGCCATGGCCATGGCCCAGAAACTCAGCCACCTCCTGCCCAGTCTGCGGCAGGTCATCCAGGAGCCTCAGCTATCTCTGCAGCCAGAGCCTGTCTTCACGGTGGATCGAGCTGAGGTGCCGCCGCTCTTCTGGAAGCCGTACATCTATGCGGGCTACCGGCCGCTGCATCAGACCTGGCGCTTCTATTTCCGCACGCTGTTCCAGCAGCACAACGAGGCTGTGAATGTCTGGACCCACCTGCTGGCGGCCCTGGTACTGCTGCTGCGGCTGGCCCTCTTTGTGGAGACCGTGGACTTCTGGGGAGACCCACACGCCCTGCCCCTCTTCATCATTGTCCTTGCCTCTTTCACCTACCTCTCCTTCAGTGCCTTGGCTCACCTCCTGCAGGCCAAGTCTGAGTTCTGGCATTACAGCTTCTTCTTCCTGGACTATGTGGGGGTGGCCGTGTACCAGTTTGGCAGTGCCTTGGCACACTTCTACTATGCTATCGAGCCCGCCTGGCATGCCCAGGTGCAGGCTGTTTTTCTGCCCATGGCTGCCTTTCTCGCCTGGCTTTCCTGCATTGGCTCCTGCTATAACAAGTACATCCAGAAACCAGGCCTGCTGGGCCGCACATGCCAGGAGGTGCCCTCCGTCCTGGCCTATGCACTGGACATTAGTCCTGTGGTGCATCGTATCTTCGTGTCCTCCGACCCCACCACGGATGATCCAGCTCTTCTCTACCACAAGTGCCAGGTGGTCTTCTTTCTGCTGGCTGCTGCCTTCTTCTCTACCTTCATGCCCGAGCGCTGGTTCCCTGGCAGCTGCCACGTCTTCGGGCAGGGCCACCAACTTTTCCACATCTTCTTGGTGCTGTGCACGCTGGCTCAGCTGGAGGCTGTGGCACTGGACTATGAGGCCCGACGGCCCATCTATGAGCCTCTGCACACGCACTGGCCTCACAACTTTTCTGGCCTCTTCCTGCTCACGGTGGGCAGCAGCGTCCTCACTGCGTTCCTCCTGAGCCAGCTGGTACAGCGCAAACTTGATCAGAAGACCAAGTGA